A genome region from Kogia breviceps isolate mKogBre1 chromosome 13, mKogBre1 haplotype 1, whole genome shotgun sequence includes the following:
- the VGLL2 gene encoding transcription cofactor vestigial-like protein 2 isoform X2 — translation MSCLDVMYQVYGPPQPYFAAAYTPYHQKLACYSKMQEAQECNASPSNSSGSGSSSFSSQTPASIKEEGGSPEKERPPEAEYINSRCVLFTYFQGDISSVVDEHFSRALSQPSSYSPSCTSSKAPRSSGPWRDGSFPMSQRSFPASFWNSAYQTPVPAPLGSPLAAAHSELPFAAADPYSPAALHGHLHQGAAEPWHHAHPHHAHPHHPYALGGALGAQAAAYPRPAAVHEVYAPHFDPRYGPLLMPAASGRPSRLAPAPAPAPGSPPCELSAKGEPAGATWAAPGGPFASPTGDVAGGLGLSVDSGLQPQDKSKDLYWF, via the exons ATGAGCTGTCTGGATGTTATGTACCAAGTCTATGGTCCTCCCCAGCCTTACTTCGCAGCCGCCTACACCCCTTACCACCAG AAACTAGCCTGTTACTCCAAAATGCAGGAAGCCCAGGAGTGCAACGCCAGCCCCAGCAACAGCAGCGGCAGTGGCAGCTCCTCCTTCTCCAGCCAAACTCCAGCTAGTATAAAAGAAGAAGGCGGCAGCCCGGAGAAAGAGCGCCCACCAGAGGCGGAGTACATCAACTCCCGCTGCGTCCTTTTCACCTATTTCCAGGGAGACATCAGCTCTGTGGTGGACGAGCACTTCAGCCGGGCCCTAAGCCAGCCTAGCAGCTATTCCCCAAGCTGTACAAGCAGCAAAGCCCCGCGGAGCTCCGGGCCCTGGCGGG ACGGCTCCTTCCCGATGAGCCAGCGCAGCTTCCCCGCCTCCTTCTGGAACAGCGCTTACCAGACGCCAGTGCCCGCGCCGCTGGGCAGCCCGCTGGCCGCCGCTCACTCGGAGCTGCCCTTCGCCGCCGCCGACCCCTACTCGCCGGCCGCGCTGCACGGCCACCTGCACCAGGGCGCGGCAGAGCCCTGGCACCACGCGCATCCGCACCACGCGCACCCACACCACCCCTACGCGCTGGGCGGCGCCCTCGGCGCCCAGGCCGCCGCCTACCCGCGGCCCGCCGCCGTGCACGAGGTCTACGCGCCGCACTTCGACCCCCGCTACGGGCCGCTGCTGATGCCAGCCGCCTCGGGGCGCCCGTCCCGCCTCGCTCCCGCGCCGGCCCCCGCGCCTGGCAGCCCGCCCTGCGAGCTCTCGGCCAAGGGCGAGCCGGCCGGCGCCACGTGGGCCGCGCCCGGGGGACCCTTCGCGAGCCCCACGGGGGACGTGGCCGGGGGTCTGGGCCTCAGCGTGGACTCAG gTTTGCAGCCTCAGGACAAAAGCAAGGATCTGTACTGGTTTTAG
- the VGLL2 gene encoding transcription cofactor vestigial-like protein 2 isoform X1 encodes MSCLDVMYQVYGPPQPYFAAAYTPYHQKLACYSKMQEAQECNASPSNSSGSGSSSFSSQTPASIKEEGGSPEKERPPEAEYINSRCVLFTYFQGDISSVVDEHFSRALSQPSSYSPSCTSSKAPRSSGPWRDGSFPMSQRSFPASFWNSAYQTPVPAPLGSPLAAAHSELPFAAADPYSPAALHGHLHQGAAEPWHHAHPHHAHPHHPYALGGALGAQAAAYPRPAAVHEVYAPHFDPRYGPLLMPAASGRPSRLAPAPAPAPGSPPCELSAKGEPAGATWAAPGGPFASPTGDVAGGLGLSVDSGKRERERGIPGPLLPCAQTWAEAGTLLSSPWRPQ; translated from the exons ATGAGCTGTCTGGATGTTATGTACCAAGTCTATGGTCCTCCCCAGCCTTACTTCGCAGCCGCCTACACCCCTTACCACCAG AAACTAGCCTGTTACTCCAAAATGCAGGAAGCCCAGGAGTGCAACGCCAGCCCCAGCAACAGCAGCGGCAGTGGCAGCTCCTCCTTCTCCAGCCAAACTCCAGCTAGTATAAAAGAAGAAGGCGGCAGCCCGGAGAAAGAGCGCCCACCAGAGGCGGAGTACATCAACTCCCGCTGCGTCCTTTTCACCTATTTCCAGGGAGACATCAGCTCTGTGGTGGACGAGCACTTCAGCCGGGCCCTAAGCCAGCCTAGCAGCTATTCCCCAAGCTGTACAAGCAGCAAAGCCCCGCGGAGCTCCGGGCCCTGGCGGG ACGGCTCCTTCCCGATGAGCCAGCGCAGCTTCCCCGCCTCCTTCTGGAACAGCGCTTACCAGACGCCAGTGCCCGCGCCGCTGGGCAGCCCGCTGGCCGCCGCTCACTCGGAGCTGCCCTTCGCCGCCGCCGACCCCTACTCGCCGGCCGCGCTGCACGGCCACCTGCACCAGGGCGCGGCAGAGCCCTGGCACCACGCGCATCCGCACCACGCGCACCCACACCACCCCTACGCGCTGGGCGGCGCCCTCGGCGCCCAGGCCGCCGCCTACCCGCGGCCCGCCGCCGTGCACGAGGTCTACGCGCCGCACTTCGACCCCCGCTACGGGCCGCTGCTGATGCCAGCCGCCTCGGGGCGCCCGTCCCGCCTCGCTCCCGCGCCGGCCCCCGCGCCTGGCAGCCCGCCCTGCGAGCTCTCGGCCAAGGGCGAGCCGGCCGGCGCCACGTGGGCCGCGCCCGGGGGACCCTTCGCGAGCCCCACGGGGGACGTGGCCGGGGGTCTGGGCCTCAGCGTGGACTCAGGTAAGAGGGAGAGGGAACGTGGCATCCCCGGGCCCCTCCTGCCCTGTGCCCAAACCTGGGCTGAGGCCGGGACCCTACTTAGTTCTCCTTGGAGACCCCAGTGA
- the VGLL2 gene encoding transcription cofactor vestigial-like protein 2 isoform X4, whose protein sequence is MSCLDVMYQVYGPPQPYFAAAYTPYHQKLACYSKMQEAQECNASPSNSSGSGSSSFSSQTPASIKEEGGSPEKERPPEAEYINSRCVLFTYFQGDISSVVDEHFSRALSQPSSYSPSCTSSKAPRSSGPWRARRYSLCGASLLS, encoded by the exons ATGAGCTGTCTGGATGTTATGTACCAAGTCTATGGTCCTCCCCAGCCTTACTTCGCAGCCGCCTACACCCCTTACCACCAG AAACTAGCCTGTTACTCCAAAATGCAGGAAGCCCAGGAGTGCAACGCCAGCCCCAGCAACAGCAGCGGCAGTGGCAGCTCCTCCTTCTCCAGCCAAACTCCAGCTAGTATAAAAGAAGAAGGCGGCAGCCCGGAGAAAGAGCGCCCACCAGAGGCGGAGTACATCAACTCCCGCTGCGTCCTTTTCACCTATTTCCAGGGAGACATCAGCTCTGTGGTGGACGAGCACTTCAGCCGGGCCCTAAGCCAGCCTAGCAGCTATTCCCCAAGCTGTACAAGCAGCAAAGCCCCGCGGAGCTCCGGGCCCTGGCGGG CTCGTCGTTATTCCCTCTGTGGTGCATCCCTCCTGAGCTGA
- the VGLL2 gene encoding transcription cofactor vestigial-like protein 2 isoform X3, whose amino-acid sequence MSCLDVMYQVYGPPQPYFAAAYTPYHQKLACYSKMQEAQECNASPSNSSGSGSSSFSSQTPASIKEEGGSPEKERPPEAEYINSRCVLFTYFQGDISSVVDEHFSRALSQPSSYSPSCTSSKAPRSSGPWRDGSFPMSQRSFPASFWNSAYQTPVPAPLGSPLAAAHSELPFAAADPYSPAALHGHLHQGAAEPWHHAHPHHAHPHHPYALGGALGAQAAAYPRPAAVHEVYAPHFDPRYGPLLMPAASGRPSRLAPAPAPAPGSPPCELSAKGEPAGATWAAPGGPFASPTGDVAGGLGLSVDSARRYSLCGASLLS is encoded by the exons ATGAGCTGTCTGGATGTTATGTACCAAGTCTATGGTCCTCCCCAGCCTTACTTCGCAGCCGCCTACACCCCTTACCACCAG AAACTAGCCTGTTACTCCAAAATGCAGGAAGCCCAGGAGTGCAACGCCAGCCCCAGCAACAGCAGCGGCAGTGGCAGCTCCTCCTTCTCCAGCCAAACTCCAGCTAGTATAAAAGAAGAAGGCGGCAGCCCGGAGAAAGAGCGCCCACCAGAGGCGGAGTACATCAACTCCCGCTGCGTCCTTTTCACCTATTTCCAGGGAGACATCAGCTCTGTGGTGGACGAGCACTTCAGCCGGGCCCTAAGCCAGCCTAGCAGCTATTCCCCAAGCTGTACAAGCAGCAAAGCCCCGCGGAGCTCCGGGCCCTGGCGGG ACGGCTCCTTCCCGATGAGCCAGCGCAGCTTCCCCGCCTCCTTCTGGAACAGCGCTTACCAGACGCCAGTGCCCGCGCCGCTGGGCAGCCCGCTGGCCGCCGCTCACTCGGAGCTGCCCTTCGCCGCCGCCGACCCCTACTCGCCGGCCGCGCTGCACGGCCACCTGCACCAGGGCGCGGCAGAGCCCTGGCACCACGCGCATCCGCACCACGCGCACCCACACCACCCCTACGCGCTGGGCGGCGCCCTCGGCGCCCAGGCCGCCGCCTACCCGCGGCCCGCCGCCGTGCACGAGGTCTACGCGCCGCACTTCGACCCCCGCTACGGGCCGCTGCTGATGCCAGCCGCCTCGGGGCGCCCGTCCCGCCTCGCTCCCGCGCCGGCCCCCGCGCCTGGCAGCCCGCCCTGCGAGCTCTCGGCCAAGGGCGAGCCGGCCGGCGCCACGTGGGCCGCGCCCGGGGGACCCTTCGCGAGCCCCACGGGGGACGTGGCCGGGGGTCTGGGCCTCAGCGTGGACTCAG CTCGTCGTTATTCCCTCTGTGGTGCATCCCTCCTGAGCTGA